The DNA sequence GTTTTATTGAAGACTCTAAACAGGAGTCGATTGATACCATATTGAAAATGGCAAAGCTCAAGGAAGACGCGCGATGTAAAAAAATTATCGTAACCGGCTGTCTGGCCCAAAGATATCCGCAGGAATTGAAAAACGATGTCCCTGAAATTGATCATGTGGTAGGTTTGAAAGACTTTGATACCCTAACGGATTTATCTGGTTCTGGTAAAAAGAGGAAAAAAGATTCCCTGCAGTGTAATGATGATTGGCGTAACCGTATCAGATTGACTCCAAGACATTATGCATATCTCAGGATTTCTGATGGGTGCGATAATCGTTGCAGCTATTGTGCCATCCCCGATATACGGGGGAAATTTTCCAGCCGGACGCTGGAGAGTCTCGTGGAAGAGGCACAGCACATGGCATCTGAAGGTGTCAGGGAAATTCATGTTATTTCACAGGACACAACCTCCTATGGTATAGATTTGTATGGAAAATTTAAACTGCATGTGCTTTTAGAGAGATTATCAGAAATACAAGGTATTGAGTGGATACGGATATTATATACCCATCCAAAGCATTTCTATCCGGAGCTTATTCATACGATAGCTAACCAGCCTAAAATTTGCAAATATGTAGATTTACCCATCCAGCATATCAACGATAGTATCCTGAAAAAGATGGGGCGGGGAGTAACCCATGCGCATATTGATACACTGATCAATGATTTACGAAACCATATTCCTCAGCTCTTTATAAGGACTTCTGTTATCGTTGGATTTCCGGGAGAAACAGAAAAACAATTTCATGAGCTTTTAACCTTTATTCAGGCTACCCGATTTGAGAGGTTAGGGGTATTTGCTTACTCAAAAGAAGATGCTACACCTGCTGCATCTTTCAAAAAGCAAATACCGAAAAGAGTAAAAGAACAGCGCTTAAAGGAGATTATGCTCGCACAGCAAAAAATTATTTTAGAAAAACATAAAAATTTAGTAGGGAATTCAATTCCTGTTATTATCGATGAGAAAAATGAAACGAATGGAGGATGGCTCGGAAGAACATATGGTGATGCGCCTGATGTGGATAGTAAGGTGATTATTGAAGAAAATCATTTGAAAATCGGTGACATTAAAAATATGATAATTACAGGTACCTCAGGATACGATTTGATAGGAACACGGATAAAAAAGAGAAAAGAGGACTAAATGAACTCATTTGATTTCTCACGATGTGCGGCATTCAATCTACCGAACCGATTAACCCTCATGCGGCTTTTACTGGCCATAGTGTTTTTCATTTTCTTATCGTACCGTTACTATAATATTGCCCTTGTTTCCTATCTGTTCGCATGGCTAACCGATTGGTTAGATGGCTATCTGGCACGCAAAAAAGGCCTCCTGACAGATTTCGGACGTATCGCCGACCCGTTTGTAGATAAAATCATTGTCTGTGGCGGATTTATATTACTCATACAGCATGCCCACGATATCATACCTCCCTGGATGGTTGTCGTTATTGTAGCCAGAGAGTTTCTTGTCAACAGCCTGAGAAGTTATTCGGAATCAAAGGGAATTGAATTTGGAGCTACGATATGGGGCAAGGCAAAGATGTTTACCCAGTCTTTTACCATTAGCCTCATTTTGCTATTCTTTGCTTATTTCGAGCATTTTATGGCTGTTAAACAGGGAATTGTTGTCATGCTTTGGCTTACGGTAATCATTACTCTGGTTTCCGGCATTAAATACATGGTCAAAGCCGGCCCGGCAATTTTGATGAAATAGCAAATTCTAAACTTGTCCTTATCCACATCTTTAAATACCACAAAGAGCACGAAGTACACGAAGAATAAGAGAGTTCCAAATCTCAATAAATTCTTTTTATGATCGATCCCTTCTTGAGGCGATGTGAGTGTGAGTGAGAAAACACTGACACTAAACAAAAAGCAACACACCCCTACCTCAATTGTAAAGACGCAAAATCTTGCGTCTCTCCATCTTTATCTTTCGCAGAATCTTGCTTCTCTACGTCCTTCTTTCTTCGTGTACTTCGTGTTCTTTGTGGTATTTAAAGATGTGGGTAAGGATAATTTTTCTAAAGGGGGACTAAGGGGGATTAATTCCTCTTACTTTTAGACTGCGCCACAATACTTTTAGTCTGCCCTGCATGGTTGTTTTCCTTCTCCTGATTACTCTTATCAGGCTGCACTCACACGCACCTGTATCGCATCATTTAATGCTTTTAGTAAATCTTCAAGGTTAACAGGATTGATCTGTACTGCTTGTCCCAGGCTAATTGTCCTGGCTAAGGTGTTTCTGAGGATAGGATTTTTCAGTTGTTTAAATCCAAAATTTATTAAAACATCGAGGGTTTGCGGGTATTGTTTAATCAATTGATAAACATTTGTGCTTGCGGTTGCGATTCTGATTTGCTCTGAAGGTTCTTCTTGTACGTCGAGTTGCATAGTCTTCCATGCATTGATACCAAAGCAGAACATGGCAGCATATTCAATAAAGCCACTGATTCCCAGGAGCGCATAAAGTTGCGGATACAGATGCGATGCGACCGGTTGAGATACAACCCTGAACAGACATCCAACATTTATCAGGATAAATGTTGCATTGAGTAGTCTTGTACTGCACAACTTTACTCCTTTGCTTAAAGGGATCATCTTGGAAGCACATCCCAGGATCATCATACTGATAAACCCGATAAATATAGCATGTCGATATGCGCCAAACAGGGCATGGGAAGTGCGTTCTCCCGAAAATGCTTCATAAATGGTATAGGTGAGTAATGCAGTCTCTGAGACAAATAGCCAGACAAGGGCAGCCCGGATAAATTTTCTGAAACCAGTCGGCAGGTTAACCGTGTTCTTCACTGCCTTTTTGGTATTGAATAGATTTAAACTATAGATAAACAAGAACACCCCGCATGCCTCCATAATCCCTGCGAGACAAAAAACCACCGTAAAGAAACCGTGGAGATTTGTAGTATATTCCCGGTAAAATTCCGATATCGTTCTTAAAGCAATAGAGATGTTTAGGATATACAAAACGTAGGTGCTTATTTTCTTGTTAGGCTCCTGGATTCCCAGAAATATCGGCAGGGTCTTTGCAAATATTCCAATAATAACCATACAGGCAAACCCTACAATTTGTATATGCCGAATAGGACTTCTGAATATTTCCGGAATGTTTGTATTATTAACTACGGTAAAATGGAAGTATAAAGCAACAAAAGTAATAGCCTGGAAGAGGAACCAGAGATAACTTGATATGAGGAATCCTTCGTAGATTTCGAATTTCTTTTTTCCCGATGTGAGATAGGTTGCGCAGATGACGTAAGTAAAGATAATTATCGATACGACTTGTAATGTACATCCAATCAGAACGGGGATTTTCAAAAAGAAGAAACCGGTATAATAGGAAATTGTCTTAAAAACAAAGGAGAGAAAAATACCTGCAAGCATTAAGAAAAAGGATTTATATGCCAGTGGAGTGCTGTACAGTATAGTACTCCAGAATTTAGGCAATGCAAAATATGAAATTCCCATGATAAAGAGACCTACCCATCCATATACCTGAGTATCACCATGTGTTTCCGTAAGTATCCAGGATACAGAAGCGAAGGAATTATGAAATGCCATATAGGCTAGGAGTGATGCCCCGTAGAGACATCCTGTTGAGAGTGCAATAATGATAGACGTTTTAACAAAGATCTCATAGACATGCTCGGTTTGCGGCTTTGTGATCGTGGCTTCATTCGTTGTGCCAACCTCTCCATCGATAAGTTTTTGAAGGTCGTCAATCAGTTTGGTGGGATTGACATTATGCATCTTGGCAAAAAAGGAGATGGGTTTGTCGGGAAGGACATTACTGCCGCACATAATTCCGTAGGTATCAAAGATGCGGCGGGTTATAGGAAATCTTTCAACGATTTGTTTAACGGTATTTTCAGGCCGTATCCTTTCCATAAATAAGGTTCCTTAACGCTGATCATAAGAGTATGATTTGTTTTGTAAAATAACATTACAGAAAACATCTTGTAATTTACCCAATACGCCGTGATAATTATGAGACGCCTGCGGCTGTGAAAAATACTATACCAGACCTGGAAAGCAGTGTCAATGACTTTCTCGAAGTGTATTCTTTTTGTTTTTGCTTATTTTCGTCTGTTTTGATATTTTTAATGGAATTCATAGTAATCGGAGAAACAACGAACTTTAGGTTTTAGGAGATTGTTGAGATAATCCCCCTTGGTCCCCCTTTAGAAAAGGGGGAAAAATACAAAGCTTTCTTTAATACTATAGAGAAATATAGAGAAATTCTCTTTTTATAAAAACGCTCTTACTTCAACTTCCGTAAGGAGTATTGAAGATTTACTTTAGTAAGACATATTCGGTTTCCCCCTTTAGAAAAGCTTATCCTTACCCACAAGTTAGGTAGGGAGCGAAGGTAGAAGCAAGGTAAACCACGAAGTACACGAAGAAAGAAGGGCGTAGATATGCAAGATTTTGCGCCTTTACAATTGAGGTAGGGATGTGTTGCTTCGCCTCAAGAAGGGATCGATCATAAAAAGGATTTATTGAGATTTGGAACTCTCTTATTCTTCGTGTACTTCGTGCTCTTTGTGGTATTTAAAGATGTGGGTAAGGACAAGTTTCTAAAGGGGGATCAAGGGGGATTATGATGGCGGAGGAATAAGCGGTGAAGCGTTAAACACTTTGAGAAAAAAACCTGACGAGCAAACTGGTGGAAGCTATGAGGTAGTATTCCCTTTACTAAATCCCGGAAAGAAATATTCCTGCTGTTGTAGATAACAGTAAGGATAGAGAACCCTTTGAGAAACATGTGAGATAATGTATCTATGCGAAGTATTGCACTAACAAATCAAAAAGGTGGTGTAGCGAAAACAACGACCACGGTGAATCTCGGTGCCGGCCTTGCCCATATGGGCAAACGAGTACTTTTGGTTGATCTTGATCCGCAGGGAAATTTAAGTTCGTGGTTAGGGCTGGACATCCATAATCTTGAACGGTCTATGTACAATGTATTTTTAGAAGAAGTCTATTTTGAAGAGATCCTCACAAAGACCTGTATTGAAAACATGACCCTCGCGCCTGCCAATGTCGCATTGGCAGGCGTTGAAAGAATCCTTGCTCATGAGAAAGGGAGGGATCTTATCCTCCGTAAACGGATGCTTCCCGTGGTAGATAACTATGATTATATCCTCCTGGATTGTCCTCCTTCATTGGGATTGATTACGATCAATGCGCTCACCTTTGTCAGAGAGATTTTTATACCGGTAGAGACAAAGGTGCTGGCTTTGAATGGTCTTGTAACGTTAGTAAATACCGTTCAGGTGGTAAAAGAACGGTTAAATCACAACCTGGAGGTAACCGGCATCATTGCCTGCCGGTTTGATGGACGGACAAATCTCAGCAATGAGGTGTATAACCAGATTAAAGAACGTTTTAAAGAAAAGGTGTTTCATTCCGTTATCAGGGAAAATATTCGCCTGGCAGAATGTCCTATATCGGGAAAACCTATTACCCTCTATGCGCCCGAGAGCCCCGGCGCGATAGATTATACAAATCTGGCCAAAGAAGTAATCGAAAGAGAAAAAAAGAACGAGTAATAAAGAACTAGATATAACCAGATAAAATAGTTAGAATATTAGAATAATCGAAGTAATTACCATAATTTAATTAGGTTGGGTCTTAAAAGGTAAAACCCAGGACTTTTTAACCATGCTCTTTAGCCTTGCCAGACAATCTTTAGAAAAAGGAGCGTAAATTATTTCTGAACATAGCATCATCGTTATTGGAGCTTCTGCGGGTGGGGTAGAAGCCCTGAAGGGGTTAATAGGTAATTTGCCACGAACGCTACCTGCCGCTGTGCTGGTAGTTCTCCATATCAGCCCTACAGCCCCCAGTGCGTTACCAGAAATCCTTAATCATGCCGGGACTATACCCGTTCTGAATGCCGTACACAACGATGTAATCCGGCAAGGATGCGTGTATGTGGCGCCACCGAATCATCACCTTCTCCTTATGGAGGAGGATGTTATCTTTCTTTCCCATGGCCCAAAGGAAAACAGGCATCGGCCAGCCATTGACCCTCTCTTTCGTTCAGCAGCCAATACCTATGGGCCGAGAGTAATCGGGACCATCCTTACGGGTACCCTTGATGATGGGACAGTGGGCGCACTTGTTATAAAATCTGCCGGAGGGGTAATTGTTGTACAGGACCCTGCTGATGCGCTATTCCCTGATATGCCTCGGAGTGTACTGGAGAATGTGGAAGTGGATTATTGTTTGCCGTTATCCCAAATAGCGTCTCTGTTAGTCACTTTAGCAAACAGGCCGGTAGAAAAGAAGGCATTGTCTTCTGCTCCTGAGAGAGTAATGATCGAATCCAATATTTCACATAAAGCAAGAAGTACAGAGGAACATATGGATAAAATAGGAAAACCATCAACCTTTACCTGTCCCGAATGCCAGGGTACCTTGTGGGAGATACAGGATGAAAAACTCGTGCGATTTCGATGTCGGGTAGGGCATGCTTATTCTCCTCATAGCATGCTGGCAGCACAATCGGAAAAGGTGGAGACTGCATTGTGGGCAGCATTGCGTTCCCTTGAGGAGAATGCTAATTTATACCGGCGGATGAGTGCACGGGAACAGAAGCTCAAAAACAACCTGTTGGCGGTAAGATTTGAGGAAAATCTAAAAGATACCGAAGTGCATATAGAAACGATTCGGCACATACTGCTGAAAAAAGAGAAACCAGTATTTCTGGAAAAGGATAAACATACCCAGAAATAAGGGTAATTATAAAAGTCGTTAGGTATTTTAATGTTAAGGGAATTCAAGGTTTTTTATGATGTCGTTAACCCACCTCTAACCCCAATTGTACAGGCGCAAGGTTTTGCGTCTGTACAGGGGAATGATTCTATATGCATCAAGCTAAGAATAGTGTTTCATAAAAAAGGAGGTATCCCTCTGGAAAAAGAGCAAGGTGTGGCCCTCTCTAACCCCCTTTAAAAAAGCTTATCCTTACCCACAAGTTAGGTAGGGAGCGAAGGTAGAAGCAAGGTAAACCACGAAGTACACGAAGAAAGAAGAACGTAGAGAAGCAAGATTTTGCGCCTTTACAATTGAGGTAGGGGTGTGTTGCTTCGCCTCAAGAAGGGATCGATCATAAAAAGAATTTATTGAGATGTGGAACTCTCTTATTCTTCGTGTACTTCGTGTTCTCTGTGGTATTTAAAGATGTGGGTAAGGATAAGTTTTCTAAAGGGGGATCAAGGGGGATTATGAGTGGCTTGTTATTCTTCACCGTTTACCTATTTTATAGTATCCAAGAGATGAAACCGAACAGAATATGGAGAAAGCTGAATCTTTGGCTAATAGGTAAGTGTATGAAATGGAGAGGATTCCTAAAATGTCATTGCGAGGGTCTTGTCCGAAGCAATCCCTTAAATATTTCAGAAAAGATTGCTTCGGAAAAGACCCTCGCAATGACAGACAGGGGAATCTTTCTTCAGTTGAGGATATGTTCGGTTTTCAGGGTGGCACAGACAAACTCCGTTTGTCCGTGTTGCCGTCTTTAACTTGATGTATAGGAATTTCAATTCTGTAGGGCAACCCTTTAGGGTTGCTATCCTCGTATAGGTTATTCTGGCAGGGAGGCAAGGCTAAAGCCTTGCCCTACAAGAGACAAGGTGGGCGAGCACAAGATTTGCCAACTATGGAAAAAAAAGAAAAAAAGATACTCTTTCTCAAGAAAGAGCGAATAGTATAGCAAAGAGTTATGAAGAGACAAAAAAAATCTACCCGTTCAGATCAAAAAAAGGAACCTTCCGGGAAGAAGCCAAAAATAAAAACATCTCTACCTGCTCTACCCGCTCCGGAAGAAAAAAAATCTGATGAGAGAGGAGAAAATACCCGCTTTCCTATTGTCGGAATCGGCGCTTCGGCTGGTGGATTACAGGCTTTTGAGCGATTCTTTATCCACATGCCATCGAATAGTGGGGCTGCATATATTGTGATTCAGCACCTCGATCCAACCCATAGCAGTATCATGGCTGATATCCTTAAAAGATTTACGGATATGACAGTTGTTGAGGTAGAAGACAGGATGCACGTTGAGCCCAACCATGTATATGTAATTCCATCCAACAAGGATATGATTATCCAAAATGGGATGCTTAAGCTTACGGTGCCGGCAGAGCCTCATGGTTTGAGGATGCCGATCGATCTCTTTCTGCGTTCCCTGGCTGAGGATTGCAGAGAACGAGCTATTTGTATCATCTTTTCCGGAAGTGGTACGGATGGAACCCTGGGGCTGAAAGCAATTAATGAAGTAGGGGGAGTATCTCTGGTCCAGGACCCTTCTACTGCAGAATATAGTAATATGCCACAAAGCGCTATAAAAACCGGTATCGTTGATTACATATTACCCATAGAAAAAATGCCCAAACAATTGCTAACCTATATCAGGCACTTCAACTCTAAAAAGACGAAGAAGCCCCTCCAACTGTCTGTAATCTCTCCGTCAGCCATACAAAAGATACTCTTTCTTCTGAAAACAAAAACCGGGAATGATTTTTTTCCCTATAAGAAAAACACCATTTACCGAAGGATCGAACGGAGAATGTATCTTCATAATATCGAAGATGTCACAGATTATATCCGATACCTCCAGGAGCATTCGGAAGAAATTCAACTGCTTTTTAAGGAGTTGTTGATCGTTGTTACCAGTTTTTTCCGGGATCCGGAAGCCTTTGAGGTGCTAAAGAAAAAGATATTACCGAAAATTTTTGAGGGAAAACCAGAAAATTATACCATCCGAATATGGGTACCCGGGTGTGCAACGGGGGAGGAGGTATACTCTATTGCTATTGTCTTTCGGGAATATATGGAGGAACTTGACCGTCAATACAAGATTCAGCTTTTTGGTACTGATATTAATGAAGACGCAATTCACACTGCACGAAGCGGTAGTTACCCCAGCAATATTGCCCTGGATGTGAACTCGAAACGATTGAGAAAGTTCTTTGTAACGGAGAACAATCACTATCAGATTAAGAAAGAGATTCGGGAGAACGTGGTCTTTGCCGTACACAATACTATTAAGGATCCACCCTTTACCAGAATGGATATGATTAGCTGCAGGAACCTCCTGATCTATTTCGATAGCGAACTGCAGGATAAGCTGATCCCTCTTTTTCAGTACAGCCTGAAGCCTGATGGTATCCTCTTCCTGGGCCCTTCTGAGAGTATCGGTGGCTATATAAATCTGTTTACTGTCCTGGATAAAAAATGGAAGTTCTTTAAAAGTAAGGGCAGGGTATCTGCAACTCATGATATGGCTTTTACGGAGCCGTTCGATACGCATGCCACTATACATCCGGTGAAGCCGGT is a window from the Candidatus Jettenia sp. genome containing:
- the rimO gene encoding 30S ribosomal protein S12 methylthiotransferase RimO, translated to MKSKKVALINLGCPKNLVDAEEIIGRVADSGSTICQYPEDAEILIINTCGFIEDSKQESIDTILKMAKLKEDARCKKIIVTGCLAQRYPQELKNDVPEIDHVVGLKDFDTLTDLSGSGKKRKKDSLQCNDDWRNRIRLTPRHYAYLRISDGCDNRCSYCAIPDIRGKFSSRTLESLVEEAQHMASEGVREIHVISQDTTSYGIDLYGKFKLHVLLERLSEIQGIEWIRILYTHPKHFYPELIHTIANQPKICKYVDLPIQHINDSILKKMGRGVTHAHIDTLINDLRNHIPQLFIRTSVIVGFPGETEKQFHELLTFIQATRFERLGVFAYSKEDATPAASFKKQIPKRVKEQRLKEIMLAQQKIILEKHKNLVGNSIPVIIDEKNETNGGWLGRTYGDAPDVDSKVIIEENHLKIGDIKNMIITGTSGYDLIGTRIKKRKED
- the pgsA gene encoding CDP-diacylglycerol--glycerol-3-phosphate 3-phosphatidyltransferase yields the protein MNSFDFSRCAAFNLPNRLTLMRLLLAIVFFIFLSYRYYNIALVSYLFAWLTDWLDGYLARKKGLLTDFGRIADPFVDKIIVCGGFILLIQHAHDIIPPWMVVVIVAREFLVNSLRSYSESKGIEFGATIWGKAKMFTQSFTISLILLFFAYFEHFMAVKQGIVVMLWLTVIITLVSGIKYMVKAGPAILMK
- a CDS encoding DUF1858 domain-containing protein gives rise to the protein MERIRPENTVKQIVERFPITRRIFDTYGIMCGSNVLPDKPISFFAKMHNVNPTKLIDDLQKLIDGEVGTTNEATITKPQTEHVYEIFVKTSIIIALSTGCLYGASLLAYMAFHNSFASVSWILTETHGDTQVYGWVGLFIMGISYFALPKFWSTILYSTPLAYKSFFLMLAGIFLSFVFKTISYYTGFFFLKIPVLIGCTLQVVSIIIFTYVICATYLTSGKKKFEIYEGFLISSYLWFLFQAITFVALYFHFTVVNNTNIPEIFRSPIRHIQIVGFACMVIIGIFAKTLPIFLGIQEPNKKISTYVLYILNISIALRTISEFYREYTTNLHGFFTVVFCLAGIMEACGVFLFIYSLNLFNTKKAVKNTVNLPTGFRKFIRAALVWLFVSETALLTYTIYEAFSGERTSHALFGAYRHAIFIGFISMMILGCASKMIPLSKGVKLCSTRLLNATFILINVGCLFRVVSQPVASHLYPQLYALLGISGFIEYAAMFCFGINAWKTMQLDVQEEPSEQIRIATASTNVYQLIKQYPQTLDVLINFGFKQLKNPILRNTLARTISLGQAVQINPVNLEDLLKALNDAIQVRVSAA
- a CDS encoding ParA family protein, with protein sequence MRSIALTNQKGGVAKTTTTVNLGAGLAHMGKRVLLVDLDPQGNLSSWLGLDIHNLERSMYNVFLEEVYFEEILTKTCIENMTLAPANVALAGVERILAHEKGRDLILRKRMLPVVDNYDYILLDCPPSLGLITINALTFVREIFIPVETKVLALNGLVTLVNTVQVVKERLNHNLEVTGIIACRFDGRTNLSNEVYNQIKERFKEKVFHSVIRENIRLAECPISGKPITLYAPESPGAIDYTNLAKEVIEREKKNE
- a CDS encoding chemotaxis protein CheB — translated: MPRTLPAAVLVVLHISPTAPSALPEILNHAGTIPVLNAVHNDVIRQGCVYVAPPNHHLLLMEEDVIFLSHGPKENRHRPAIDPLFRSAANTYGPRVIGTILTGTLDDGTVGALVIKSAGGVIVVQDPADALFPDMPRSVLENVEVDYCLPLSQIASLLVTLANRPVEKKALSSAPERVMIESNISHKARSTEEHMDKIGKPSTFTCPECQGTLWEIQDEKLVRFRCRVGHAYSPHSMLAAQSEKVETALWAALRSLEENANLYRRMSAREQKLKNNLLAVRFEENLKDTEVHIETIRHILLKKEKPVFLEKDKHTQK
- a CDS encoding PAS domain-containing protein, which translates into the protein MKRQKKSTRSDQKKEPSGKKPKIKTSLPALPAPEEKKSDERGENTRFPIVGIGASAGGLQAFERFFIHMPSNSGAAYIVIQHLDPTHSSIMADILKRFTDMTVVEVEDRMHVEPNHVYVIPSNKDMIIQNGMLKLTVPAEPHGLRMPIDLFLRSLAEDCRERAICIIFSGSGTDGTLGLKAINEVGGVSLVQDPSTAEYSNMPQSAIKTGIVDYILPIEKMPKQLLTYIRHFNSKKTKKPLQLSVISPSAIQKILFLLKTKTGNDFFPYKKNTIYRRIERRMYLHNIEDVTDYIRYLQEHSEEIQLLFKELLIVVTSFFRDPEAFEVLKKKILPKIFEGKPENYTIRIWVPGCATGEEVYSIAIVFREYMEELDRQYKIQLFGTDINEDAIHTARSGSYPSNIALDVNSKRLRKFFVTENNHYQIKKEIRENVVFAVHNTIKDPPFTRMDMISCRNLLIYFDSELQDKLIPLFQYSLKPDGILFLGPSESIGGYINLFTVLDKKWKFFKSKGRVSATHDMAFTEPFDTHATIHPVKPVTEGVKRSWEIDIEGFAHKVIMESFAPPCVIINEKAEILYIHGRTGNYLEPAHGKVSFNIIEMARDGLRYELHAAIYNAIKTKKEMLFEKLQVKTNGDVRTINLVVKPIIEPKTKQTLLVIIFEDIPVKQMEAKTRKGKSSDVYSKRIETLEWELKYTKEDLQATIAELQASNEELKSLNEELQSTNEELQSTNEELETSKEELQSVNEELVTVNSELQSKIDMLSRSENDMKNLLDGTKIGTIFLDSNLLISRFTVEATRMFNLIPSDIGRPLSHIVSKLEYENLNADIHTVLDKLVTKEIEVQTKDKHWYLMRIVPYRTQDNIINGAVITFTDVNQFKKIEDKMKKLPVDVEETRNFAEDIIKIIREPVIMLDSGLHVVSANRSFYKMFHLGDGQISGRYLYDLGNNQWNTPELRSLLEEILPNRTYFEDYRMVYHFHDIGERTLSLNARRIIYKGGKSELILLSFKDVTDQK